From a single Nicotiana tomentosiformis chromosome 2, ASM39032v3, whole genome shotgun sequence genomic region:
- the LOC138905387 gene encoding uncharacterized mitochondrial protein AtMg00810-like — MSNDIANINVTKRMLTSKFDMKDLGVADLILGIKIHKTPQGLRLSQSHYIKTILEKFKFLDFKVAKTPINVNLALAKNKGQSISKIDYAHVLGCLINYLAVIEGYCDANWITGSADSKSTSGYVFTIGGGAGHCPILEKEKSSDGYKYIIALLLALKELRRRQASRRRRRRMARLRLRLLLQSNDLID; from the exons atgagtaatgacatcgCCAACATAAATGTGactaagcgtatgctaactagcaagtttgatatgaaagatttgggagttgccgatttaattctgggtattaagatccataagactcctcaaggtctgagATTGTCTCAATCTCATTACATTAAAAcaatacttgaaaaattcaagttcttagattttaaagttgcaaagactccaattaaCGTGAATCTTGCACTTGccaagaacaaaggccaaagcatatcaaaAATAGATTATGCTCATGTGTTGGGatgtttaat TAATTATcttgcggtgattgagggatactgcgatgcaaattggatcactggttCAGCTGATTCtaaatccacaagtggatatgtattcactattggtggaggagcg ggacattgtcccatattggagaaGGAAAAGAGTTCTGATGGGTATAAATATataattgcacttcttctagctcttaaagagttgagaagaaggcaagcctcgcgccgtcgtcgtcgtcgcatggctcggcttcggcttcggcttttgCTTCAGTCAAATGatctgattgattga
- the LOC104118528 gene encoding uncharacterized protein: protein MEKLLNPYDKEYMKMAMLKHEEIFREQVYELHRLYQTQKLLMKNMSSSRQQVKDQVVNHHNILDSNKKTRQCFDLEIRPNDQEHIAESVGQDNNIEDETELELTLGLSSYNRRRKTANSDSAPSFSSSNSTGSSSQIIKPSTSARNPRNDLNGHKWGLENFPVSNPSFQLGARQSNPNVEEQFRQDSLNNPPWLFQVLSLNMT from the exons ATGGAGAAGCTTCTCAATCCCTACGATAAGGAATACATGAAGATGGCCATGTTAAAACACGAGGAAATCTTCAGAGAGCAG GTGTACGAACTTCATCGTCTATATCAAACCCAGAAATTACTGATGAAAAACATGTCAAGTAGCCGGCAACAAGTGAAAGATCAAGTGGTCAACCATCATAATATTCTTGATTCAAACAAGAAGACCCGTCAATGTTTTGACTTGGAAATAAGGCCAAATGATCAAGAGCATATTGCAGAATCAGTTGGTCAAGATAATAATATTGAAGATGAGACTGAACTCGAGTTAACTTTAGGCCTGTCAAGTTACAACCGCAGGAGAAAAACAGCTAATTCTGATTCTGCACCAAGTTTTTCTTCTTCTAATTCCACGGGCTCTTCTAGCCAAATTATAAAGCCTTCAACTTCAGCAAGAAATCCAAGAAATGATCTAAATGGCCATAAATGGGGACTTGAGAATTTTCCCGTCTCGAATCCGAGTTTTCAGCTTGGTGCAAGACAAAGTAATCCGAATGTTGAAGAGCAATTTAGACAAGATTCATTGAATAATCCTCCTTGGCTTTTTCAGGTTTTGAGTTTGAATATGACTTGA